The nucleotide sequence GTGTGATCTATATAGCATTATAAATAGTCTAAAAATAGAGAAAGGATCTAAATGAAGAGAATTACATTGATAAAAATATTGTTAATTTTGCAACTCCTCGCTTTTATACAAAAGCGAGGAGTCCATGTTATCAGTTATAAAGCACGTAGTGAGAAATGGCGAGGTCTAAACCCTAGTGCATACAGCGCAACAAAATAACTTCCTGCTCCAGCTACTACAACTAACAACAAGCGTAAGATGCGCATTAGCATATTGCCGGTATCCCAACTTGGCATGATCCACAACATTCCAACTAATACAGCCCCCATTACGGCAAGCGCAATAACAAGTTTTAATAAGAACACTGGCCAGCCAGCCAAAGGTTGATAGATATTTTTCTTACGGATCTGCCAAAACAACATAGAGGCATTAAAACAAGCCGCAATACCTATTGAAAGTGCAAGCCCCACATGTTTCAAGCTACCAATGAATGCAAGGTTCATTAATTGTGTGAGAATTAATGTCGCAATCGCAATTTTTACTGGTGTTTTAATATCCTGACGAGAATAAAAACCTGGTGCTAAGATTTTTATGATAATCAGTCCCATTAACCCAACACAGTAAGCGATTAGCGCTTGTTGTGTCATTAGTGCATCATGAGCATTGAAATTACCATACTGGAATAAAGACGCGGTTAAAGGCCCAGATAATACCGCTAAACCAATAGTACAAGGCAGTGCTAATAAGAAGCACAGTCTTAATCCCCAATCCATTAATTTTCTATATTCTTCAGTATTACCACTGGCAAAACTCTTAGATAATGAAGGAAGTAAGATTGTACCTAATGCAACGCCTAATACCCCGGTCGGTAGTTCCATCAAACGATCTGCGTAATACATCCAAGAAACTGAACCAGAGACTAAGAAGGAAGCAAAAATAGTATTGATAATTAACGATATTTGGCTAACCGAAACCCCTAAAATAGCAGGCCCCATCAGTTTCATCACACGCCAAACACCGCTATTTTTAAATGAAATACGCGGCAAAACAAGCATACCGATTTTTTTCAAATGCGGTAATTGATAACCCAGTTGTAATATTCCCCCAGCAACAACCGCCCACGCCAATGCCATAATAGGAGGATTACAATAAGGTGCGACCACTAAAGCAAAAAAGATCATGCTGACATTGAGTAGCGTTGGTGCAAAAGCGGGTACTGAAAAACGATTCCAAGTATTTAAAATAGAGCCCGTCAATGAAGCCAGTGAAATAAGAAAAATATAAGGAAAGGTGATCCGTAATAAATCGGTCGTTAATTGAAATTTATCAGGTGAACTACTAAAACCCGGTGCTGTAACATAAATCACCCAAGGCGCAGCAATAATACCAATCACGGTGACCACGGCTAAAATAAGCGTCAGCATACCCGAAACGTAAGCAATAAAGGTACGCGTTGCCTCCTCACCTTGCTGATTTTTATATTCTGCCAAGATCGGAACAAATGCTTGAGAAAATGCCCCTTCTGCAAAAATACGCCGCAATAAGTTTGGCAATTTAAAAGCAACAAAAAAGGCATCTGTTGCCATACCTGCGCCAAAAATACGCGCAATAATTGCATCACGAATAAATCCCAGTACCCGTGAAAATAAGGTCATAGAACTCACCGCAGCAAGTGATTTAAGTAAATTCATAAAGTCATTCTAATTTTTGTTGAATGGAATAAAAAGAAAGGGACTATACTCCGTCTCTAACATCGAAAAA is from Proteus columbae and encodes:
- the murJ gene encoding murein biosynthesis integral membrane protein MurJ; amino-acid sequence: MNLLKSLAAVSSMTLFSRVLGFIRDAIIARIFGAGMATDAFFVAFKLPNLLRRIFAEGAFSQAFVPILAEYKNQQGEEATRTFIAYVSGMLTLILAVVTVIGIIAAPWVIYVTAPGFSSSPDKFQLTTDLLRITFPYIFLISLASLTGSILNTWNRFSVPAFAPTLLNVSMIFFALVVAPYCNPPIMALAWAVVAGGILQLGYQLPHLKKIGMLVLPRISFKNSGVWRVMKLMGPAILGVSVSQISLIINTIFASFLVSGSVSWMYYADRLMELPTGVLGVALGTILLPSLSKSFASGNTEEYRKLMDWGLRLCFLLALPCTIGLAVLSGPLTASLFQYGNFNAHDALMTQQALIAYCVGLMGLIIIKILAPGFYSRQDIKTPVKIAIATLILTQLMNLAFIGSLKHVGLALSIGIAACFNASMLFWQIRKKNIYQPLAGWPVFLLKLVIALAVMGAVLVGMLWIMPSWDTGNMLMRILRLLLVVVAGAGSYFVALYALGFRPRHFSLRAL